From a region of the Opisthocomus hoazin isolate bOpiHoa1 chromosome 21, bOpiHoa1.hap1, whole genome shotgun sequence genome:
- the UNC13D gene encoding protein unc-13 homolog D isoform X1, producing MDAAGETPAGTLPRDQSPEMDLSHRFSKRELALLYEEVLYTIRHRLGKPEHHHIADAQELYAYVQKAFGMDAEEHSVIMQQVKELESPIFCLKATVKEAQGILGKDVSGFSDPYCLLGIDAKSQEPAHPDHKKRMKAVVKDLIPEDQIHRTQVISQTLSPVWDETFILEFEDIETASFYLDMWDSDVVESVRQKLGELTDLHGLKRIFKDARKDKGQDDFLGNVVLRLKDLHCWDDRWYQLEPRTETYPNRGQCHLQFLLTHKKRATTSSRTQPSYTVHRHLLQQLVSYEILQHQAGSIAWDGELSRHASTVLYLHATQKDLSDFHQVMAQWLAYSKLYQSLEFNSSCLLHQITSIEYQWVQERLRPEQKAELAESFQSLLTYGVSLIRRYRIIFPLSVPRSTERLQSLLRVLVQMCKMKAFHELCTLSPDLPQMVSTALKSGTTEWFHMKKQHLKPMVKSMEENGKALSRLLLEVIGDLQQCQKIWNKFFINTLKLNLFSIAYLELESLVADHVQEELREVDSSMSKPTAESLFQLYMNLQELYRMKDFLPKRDGPLALSNFHQWFKEAVPQWLQKAYTIALERAQRAVQMDQLMPFGEHNKHSTSTVDLSTCYAQIVKTWQQLNWPDPEEAFMIMVKLVEDMCKIALMYCRLVKERAEALSLSKQNEGEAANRLCIVVNNIKQLRLLILKLPSQLDWAQLEQRTGAVIDRQQIQHTLHNQLDSTVSCLDHEVRDVVQALATKLEKGIARHIQELSSSNDTREPEDSIIPLMKFLESELQYLNEHLVQENFNSLLALLWHHTLAVLSAAAGQQVPSAQRYKKLHCALKSLELCFHAEGCGLPLETLRTAAFLSLETHLALCSATSRKLIQKYFSNRIQQQLDTGSEKYGAVTIKALYRPSEQKLRVEVLNAANLIPLDSNGSSDPFVQLTLEPRHEFPEVVARTTQCKRNELHPLFDEAFDFLIPPEKCRQEGACLLLTVFDYDTLGANDLEGEAFFPLRHLPGLDADEDQADAGRVPQTRLPLTHPKPTGDEILRLLESRKGDKEAQAFVKLRKQRAKQSKETE from the exons ATGGATGCTGCTGGCGAGACCCCCGCGGGGACCCTCCCCAGGGACCAGAGCCCCGAG aTGGATCTGTCCCACCGGTTCTCCAAGAGAGAG CTGGCCCTGCTCTACGAGGAGGTCCTCTACACCATCCGGCACCGCCTGGGCAAGCCTGAGCATCACCACATTGCAGATGCCCAGGAGCTCTACGCCTATGTGCAAAAG GCTTTCGGCATGGATGCGGAGGAGCACAGTGTCATCATGCAGCAGGTCAAGGAACTGGAG agccCGATTTTTTGCCTAAAAGCAACCGTGAAGGAAGCCCAGGGGATTCTGGGTAAAGATGTCAGTG GGTTCAGCGACCCGTACTGCCTGCTGGGCATCGATGCCAAGAGCCAGGAACCTGCTCACCCCGACCACAAGAAGCGGATGAAGGCTGTGGTCAAAGACCTCATCCCCGAAGACCAAATCCATCGCACTCAAGTCATAAGCCAGACCCTCAGCCCGGTGTGGGACGAGACGTTTATCCT GGAGTTTGAAGACATAGAGACGGCCAGCTTCTACCTGGACATGTG GGACTCGGACGTGGTGGAGTCGGTGCGGCAGAAGCTGGGGGAGCTGACGGACCTCCACGGCCTCAAACG AATCTTTAAAGATGCTCGCAAAGACAAAGGGCAGGACGATTTCCTGGGGAATGTGGTCCTTCGCCTGAAG GACCTGCACTGCTGGGATGACCGGTGGTACCAGCTGGAGCCGCGGACGGAGACGTACCCCAACCGGGGACAGTGTCACCTGCAGTTCCTGCTGACTCACAAGAAG AGGGCCACCACGAGCAGCCGGACACAGCCAAGCTACACCGTCCATCgccacctcctgcagcagctggtgtccTACGAGATCCTTCAGCACCAG GCCGGCAGCATCGCCTGGGACGGGGAGCTGAGCAGGCATGCCAGCACCGTGCTGTACCTGCACGCCACGCAGAAGGACCTCTCTGACTTCCATCAGGTCATGGC gcagTGGCTGGCGTACAGCAAGCTCTACCAGAGCCTGGAGTTCaacagcagctgcctgctccacCAGATCACCAGCATCGAGTACCAGTGGGTGCAGGAGCGCCTGAGGCCAGAGCAG aAAGCAGAGCTGGCCGAGTCCTTCCAGTCCTTGCTGACTTACGGGGTCTCCCTCATCCGGAGGTACCGCATCATCTTCCCCCTCTCTGTCCCGAGGTCCACGGAGAGGCTCCAGTCCCTGCTCCG GGTCCTGGTCCAGATGTGCAAAATGAAAGCGTTCCACGAGCTGTGCACACTCAGCCCTGACCTCCCCCAGATGGTCTCCACGGCACTGAAG TCAGGCACGACGGAGTGGTTTCACATGAAGAAGCAGCACCTCAAGCCCATGGTGAAG AGcatggaggagaatggaaaagccTTGTCCAGACTCCTCCTGGAGGTGATAGGAGATCTCCAACAGTGCCAGAAAATCTGGAATAAATTCTTCATCAA CACCTTGAAGTTGAATCTCTTCTCCATCGCCTACCTGGAGCTGGAGAGCCTG GTCGCAGACCATGTCCAGGAGGAGCTGCGTGAGGTTGACAGCAGCATGTCCAAGCCCACGGCTGAGAGCCTTTTCCAGCTCTACATGAACCTGCAGGAGCTCTATCGGATGAAGGACTTCCTTCCAAAGAG GGATGGACCTCTGGCTCTGAGCAATTTCCACCAGTGGTTCAAGGAAGCTGTGCCCCAGTGGTTGCAGAAGGCCTACACCATTGCGCTGGAGAGGGCACAGAGAGCCGTCCAGATGGACCAG CTGATGCCCTTTGGGGAGCACAACAAGCACAGCACGTCCACCGTTGACCTGTCCACCTGCTACGCCCAGATCGTGAAGACCTGGCAGCAGCTCAACTGGCCGGACCCCGAGGAAGCCTTCATGATCATGGTGAAGCTCGTGGAG GACATGTGCAAAATCGCCCTGATGTACTGCCGGCTCGTCAAGGAGAGGGCTGAGGCTCTGTCGCTGAGCAAGCAGAATGAGGGCGAAGCAGCCAACAGG ctctgcatcGTGGTGAACAACATCAAGCAGCTGCGGCTGCTGATCCTGAAGCTGCCGTCGCAGCTGGACTGGGCCCAGCTGGAGCAGCGCACGGGGGCCGTCATCGACCGGCAGCAGATCCAGCACACGCTGCACAACCAGCTCGACAGCACTGTCTCCTGCCTGGACCACGAGGTCCGGGACGTGGTGCAAGCCCTGGCCACCAAG CTGGAAAAGGGCATCGCCAGACACATCCAGGAGCTCTCATCTTCCAACGACACCAGGGAGCCCGAAGAT TCCATCATCCCTCTCATGAAGTTCCTGGAGTCGGAGCTGCAGTATCTCAACGAGCATCTGGTCCAGGAGAACTTCAACAG cctcctcgctCTCCTCTGGCATCACACCCTGGCCGTGCTGTCGGCAGCCGCGGGGCAGCAGGTCCCCTCAGCCCAGCGCTACAAGAAGCTGCACTGTGCCCTGAAG AGCCTGGAGCTGTGCTTCCACGCCGAGGGCTGCGGGCTGCCGCTGGAGACCCTGCGCACCGCAGCCTTCCTG TCGCTGGAGACCCACCtggccctctgctctgccaccagccgCAAACTCATCCAGAAATACTTCAGCAACAGGATTCAGCAGCAG CTGGACACCGGCTCGGAGAAGTACGGGGCCGTGACAATCAAAGCTCTGTACCGCCCTTCGGAGCAGAAACTCCGCGTGGAAGTGCTCAACGCCGCCAACCTCATCCCGCTGGACTCCAACG GCTCCAGCGACCCCTTCGTCCAGCTCACCCTGGAGCCCCGGCACGAGTTCCCCGAGGTGGTGGCTCGGACCACCCAGTGCAAGAGGAACGAGCTGCACCCCCTCTTCGACGAAGCCTTCGATTT CCTGATCCCCCCCGAGAAGTGCCGGCAGGAGGGGGCCTGCCTGCTGCTGACCGTGTTCGACTACGACACGCTGGGGGCCAACGACCTGGAGGGCGAAGCCTTCTTCCCGCTCCGCCACCTGCCCGGCCTCGACGCCGACGAGGACCAGGCTGACGCGGGACGGGTGCCCCAGACCCGCCTCCCCCTcacccaccccaaacccaccg GAGACGAGATCCTCCGGCTGCTGGAGTCCAGGAAGGGGGACAAAGAAGCTCAGGCCTTCGTTAAGCTCCGCAAGCAACGAGCCAAGCAGTCCAAGGAGACGGAGTGA
- the UNC13D gene encoding protein unc-13 homolog D isoform X2 produces MDLSHRFSKRELALLYEEVLYTIRHRLGKPEHHHIADAQELYAYVQKAFGMDAEEHSVIMQQVKELESPIFCLKATVKEAQGILGKDVSGFSDPYCLLGIDAKSQEPAHPDHKKRMKAVVKDLIPEDQIHRTQVISQTLSPVWDETFILEFEDIETASFYLDMWDSDVVESVRQKLGELTDLHGLKRIFKDARKDKGQDDFLGNVVLRLKDLHCWDDRWYQLEPRTETYPNRGQCHLQFLLTHKKRATTSSRTQPSYTVHRHLLQQLVSYEILQHQAGSIAWDGELSRHASTVLYLHATQKDLSDFHQVMAQWLAYSKLYQSLEFNSSCLLHQITSIEYQWVQERLRPEQKAELAESFQSLLTYGVSLIRRYRIIFPLSVPRSTERLQSLLRVLVQMCKMKAFHELCTLSPDLPQMVSTALKSGTTEWFHMKKQHLKPMVKSMEENGKALSRLLLEVIGDLQQCQKIWNKFFINTLKLNLFSIAYLELESLVADHVQEELREVDSSMSKPTAESLFQLYMNLQELYRMKDFLPKRDGPLALSNFHQWFKEAVPQWLQKAYTIALERAQRAVQMDQLMPFGEHNKHSTSTVDLSTCYAQIVKTWQQLNWPDPEEAFMIMVKLVEDMCKIALMYCRLVKERAEALSLSKQNEGEAANRLCIVVNNIKQLRLLILKLPSQLDWAQLEQRTGAVIDRQQIQHTLHNQLDSTVSCLDHEVRDVVQALATKLEKGIARHIQELSSSNDTREPEDSIIPLMKFLESELQYLNEHLVQENFNSLLALLWHHTLAVLSAAAGQQVPSAQRYKKLHCALKSLELCFHAEGCGLPLETLRTAAFLSLETHLALCSATSRKLIQKYFSNRIQQQLDTGSEKYGAVTIKALYRPSEQKLRVEVLNAANLIPLDSNGSSDPFVQLTLEPRHEFPEVVARTTQCKRNELHPLFDEAFDFLIPPEKCRQEGACLLLTVFDYDTLGANDLEGEAFFPLRHLPGLDADEDQADAGRVPQTRLPLTHPKPTGDEILRLLESRKGDKEAQAFVKLRKQRAKQSKETE; encoded by the exons aTGGATCTGTCCCACCGGTTCTCCAAGAGAGAG CTGGCCCTGCTCTACGAGGAGGTCCTCTACACCATCCGGCACCGCCTGGGCAAGCCTGAGCATCACCACATTGCAGATGCCCAGGAGCTCTACGCCTATGTGCAAAAG GCTTTCGGCATGGATGCGGAGGAGCACAGTGTCATCATGCAGCAGGTCAAGGAACTGGAG agccCGATTTTTTGCCTAAAAGCAACCGTGAAGGAAGCCCAGGGGATTCTGGGTAAAGATGTCAGTG GGTTCAGCGACCCGTACTGCCTGCTGGGCATCGATGCCAAGAGCCAGGAACCTGCTCACCCCGACCACAAGAAGCGGATGAAGGCTGTGGTCAAAGACCTCATCCCCGAAGACCAAATCCATCGCACTCAAGTCATAAGCCAGACCCTCAGCCCGGTGTGGGACGAGACGTTTATCCT GGAGTTTGAAGACATAGAGACGGCCAGCTTCTACCTGGACATGTG GGACTCGGACGTGGTGGAGTCGGTGCGGCAGAAGCTGGGGGAGCTGACGGACCTCCACGGCCTCAAACG AATCTTTAAAGATGCTCGCAAAGACAAAGGGCAGGACGATTTCCTGGGGAATGTGGTCCTTCGCCTGAAG GACCTGCACTGCTGGGATGACCGGTGGTACCAGCTGGAGCCGCGGACGGAGACGTACCCCAACCGGGGACAGTGTCACCTGCAGTTCCTGCTGACTCACAAGAAG AGGGCCACCACGAGCAGCCGGACACAGCCAAGCTACACCGTCCATCgccacctcctgcagcagctggtgtccTACGAGATCCTTCAGCACCAG GCCGGCAGCATCGCCTGGGACGGGGAGCTGAGCAGGCATGCCAGCACCGTGCTGTACCTGCACGCCACGCAGAAGGACCTCTCTGACTTCCATCAGGTCATGGC gcagTGGCTGGCGTACAGCAAGCTCTACCAGAGCCTGGAGTTCaacagcagctgcctgctccacCAGATCACCAGCATCGAGTACCAGTGGGTGCAGGAGCGCCTGAGGCCAGAGCAG aAAGCAGAGCTGGCCGAGTCCTTCCAGTCCTTGCTGACTTACGGGGTCTCCCTCATCCGGAGGTACCGCATCATCTTCCCCCTCTCTGTCCCGAGGTCCACGGAGAGGCTCCAGTCCCTGCTCCG GGTCCTGGTCCAGATGTGCAAAATGAAAGCGTTCCACGAGCTGTGCACACTCAGCCCTGACCTCCCCCAGATGGTCTCCACGGCACTGAAG TCAGGCACGACGGAGTGGTTTCACATGAAGAAGCAGCACCTCAAGCCCATGGTGAAG AGcatggaggagaatggaaaagccTTGTCCAGACTCCTCCTGGAGGTGATAGGAGATCTCCAACAGTGCCAGAAAATCTGGAATAAATTCTTCATCAA CACCTTGAAGTTGAATCTCTTCTCCATCGCCTACCTGGAGCTGGAGAGCCTG GTCGCAGACCATGTCCAGGAGGAGCTGCGTGAGGTTGACAGCAGCATGTCCAAGCCCACGGCTGAGAGCCTTTTCCAGCTCTACATGAACCTGCAGGAGCTCTATCGGATGAAGGACTTCCTTCCAAAGAG GGATGGACCTCTGGCTCTGAGCAATTTCCACCAGTGGTTCAAGGAAGCTGTGCCCCAGTGGTTGCAGAAGGCCTACACCATTGCGCTGGAGAGGGCACAGAGAGCCGTCCAGATGGACCAG CTGATGCCCTTTGGGGAGCACAACAAGCACAGCACGTCCACCGTTGACCTGTCCACCTGCTACGCCCAGATCGTGAAGACCTGGCAGCAGCTCAACTGGCCGGACCCCGAGGAAGCCTTCATGATCATGGTGAAGCTCGTGGAG GACATGTGCAAAATCGCCCTGATGTACTGCCGGCTCGTCAAGGAGAGGGCTGAGGCTCTGTCGCTGAGCAAGCAGAATGAGGGCGAAGCAGCCAACAGG ctctgcatcGTGGTGAACAACATCAAGCAGCTGCGGCTGCTGATCCTGAAGCTGCCGTCGCAGCTGGACTGGGCCCAGCTGGAGCAGCGCACGGGGGCCGTCATCGACCGGCAGCAGATCCAGCACACGCTGCACAACCAGCTCGACAGCACTGTCTCCTGCCTGGACCACGAGGTCCGGGACGTGGTGCAAGCCCTGGCCACCAAG CTGGAAAAGGGCATCGCCAGACACATCCAGGAGCTCTCATCTTCCAACGACACCAGGGAGCCCGAAGAT TCCATCATCCCTCTCATGAAGTTCCTGGAGTCGGAGCTGCAGTATCTCAACGAGCATCTGGTCCAGGAGAACTTCAACAG cctcctcgctCTCCTCTGGCATCACACCCTGGCCGTGCTGTCGGCAGCCGCGGGGCAGCAGGTCCCCTCAGCCCAGCGCTACAAGAAGCTGCACTGTGCCCTGAAG AGCCTGGAGCTGTGCTTCCACGCCGAGGGCTGCGGGCTGCCGCTGGAGACCCTGCGCACCGCAGCCTTCCTG TCGCTGGAGACCCACCtggccctctgctctgccaccagccgCAAACTCATCCAGAAATACTTCAGCAACAGGATTCAGCAGCAG CTGGACACCGGCTCGGAGAAGTACGGGGCCGTGACAATCAAAGCTCTGTACCGCCCTTCGGAGCAGAAACTCCGCGTGGAAGTGCTCAACGCCGCCAACCTCATCCCGCTGGACTCCAACG GCTCCAGCGACCCCTTCGTCCAGCTCACCCTGGAGCCCCGGCACGAGTTCCCCGAGGTGGTGGCTCGGACCACCCAGTGCAAGAGGAACGAGCTGCACCCCCTCTTCGACGAAGCCTTCGATTT CCTGATCCCCCCCGAGAAGTGCCGGCAGGAGGGGGCCTGCCTGCTGCTGACCGTGTTCGACTACGACACGCTGGGGGCCAACGACCTGGAGGGCGAAGCCTTCTTCCCGCTCCGCCACCTGCCCGGCCTCGACGCCGACGAGGACCAGGCTGACGCGGGACGGGTGCCCCAGACCCGCCTCCCCCTcacccaccccaaacccaccg GAGACGAGATCCTCCGGCTGCTGGAGTCCAGGAAGGGGGACAAAGAAGCTCAGGCCTTCGTTAAGCTCCGCAAGCAACGAGCCAAGCAGTCCAAGGAGACGGAGTGA
- the WBP2 gene encoding WW domain-binding protein 2 isoform X2, translated as MTYDHIEITFSDIEPMPDAFKGTKKGSVFLTPYRVIFVSKGKDAMQSFVMPFYLLKDCEIKQPVFGANYIKGTVKAEAGGGWEGSATFKMTFSAGGAIEFGQRMLQVASQVSRGEIPNGAYGYSYMPNGSYAFAPAAANGGYPYPPPPPEFYPGPPAVGGDMGYMQLPPPPYPGPMEPPVSGPDLPATPAAEAKAAEAAASAYYSPVNPHNVYMPTDQPPPPPYFPPEDKKNQ; from the exons ATGACCTATGATCACATAGAAATTACCTTCAGTGATATTGAACCTATGCCAGATGCCTTCAAAGGGACCAAGAAAGGGAGTGTTTTCTTGACTCCCTACCGA gttaTCTTTGTATCGAAGGGAAAGGATGCTATGCAGTCTTTTGTGATGCCCTTTTATTTGTTGAAAGATTGCGAGATTAAGCAGCCTGTTTTTGGAGCAAATTACATCAAGGGGACAGTGAAAGCGGAGGCAGGAG GCGGCTGGGAAGGGTCTGCCACGTTCAAGATGACCTTCTCAGCTGGGGGTGCCATTGAATTTGGGCAGCGCATGCTGCAGGTGGCATCGCAAG TTTCCAGAGGCGAAATACCCAATGGAGCTTACGGCTATTCCTATATGCCAAATGGATCCTATGCTTTCGCACCAGCTGCAGCTAATGGGGGGTATCCCTACCCACCACCTCCTCCTG AGTTTTATCCTGGTCCCCCTGCGGTGGGTGGAGACATGGGTTACATGCAGCTTCCACCCCCGCCATACCCGGGACCCATGGAGCCCCCCGTCAGCGGTCCAGACCTGCCTGCCACTCCTGCAG CTGAAGCAAAGGCTGCTGAAGCTGCTGCCAGTGCTTACTACAGCCCAGTCAACCCACACAATGTCTACATGCCCACG GACCAGCCACCCCCTCCTCCATACTTCCCACCAGAGGACAAGAAAAACCAATAA
- the WBP2 gene encoding WW domain-binding protein 2 isoform X1: MALNRNHSEGGGVIVNNSENVLMTYDHIEITFSDIEPMPDAFKGTKKGSVFLTPYRVIFVSKGKDAMQSFVMPFYLLKDCEIKQPVFGANYIKGTVKAEAGGGWEGSATFKMTFSAGGAIEFGQRMLQVASQVSRGEIPNGAYGYSYMPNGSYAFAPAAANGGYPYPPPPPEFYPGPPAVGGDMGYMQLPPPPYPGPMEPPVSGPDLPATPAAEAKAAEAAASAYYSPVNPHNVYMPTDQPPPPPYFPPEDKKNQ; this comes from the exons CGTTTTGATGACCTATGATCACATAGAAATTACCTTCAGTGATATTGAACCTATGCCAGATGCCTTCAAAGGGACCAAGAAAGGGAGTGTTTTCTTGACTCCCTACCGA gttaTCTTTGTATCGAAGGGAAAGGATGCTATGCAGTCTTTTGTGATGCCCTTTTATTTGTTGAAAGATTGCGAGATTAAGCAGCCTGTTTTTGGAGCAAATTACATCAAGGGGACAGTGAAAGCGGAGGCAGGAG GCGGCTGGGAAGGGTCTGCCACGTTCAAGATGACCTTCTCAGCTGGGGGTGCCATTGAATTTGGGCAGCGCATGCTGCAGGTGGCATCGCAAG TTTCCAGAGGCGAAATACCCAATGGAGCTTACGGCTATTCCTATATGCCAAATGGATCCTATGCTTTCGCACCAGCTGCAGCTAATGGGGGGTATCCCTACCCACCACCTCCTCCTG AGTTTTATCCTGGTCCCCCTGCGGTGGGTGGAGACATGGGTTACATGCAGCTTCCACCCCCGCCATACCCGGGACCCATGGAGCCCCCCGTCAGCGGTCCAGACCTGCCTGCCACTCCTGCAG CTGAAGCAAAGGCTGCTGAAGCTGCTGCCAGTGCTTACTACAGCCCAGTCAACCCACACAATGTCTACATGCCCACG GACCAGCCACCCCCTCCTCCATACTTCCCACCAGAGGACAAGAAAAACCAATAA